The following proteins are encoded in a genomic region of Gopherus flavomarginatus isolate rGopFla2 chromosome 14, rGopFla2.mat.asm, whole genome shotgun sequence:
- the LOC127034046 gene encoding zinc finger protein 558-like, with the protein MRRSRRERPSLTLLCPAPASACAAELQPLGCRMMSMFRSSSSRPPMTQGREMAPEEPVQRPVTFEEVALYFTREEWALPDPVQRALCRDVMQQNYENMTSLETYRFVSLQPREEMMLSGLKVSTTKEKVTVAWKR; encoded by the exons atgcgcagatcgcggCGGGAGAGACCTTCATTAACCCTCCTGTGCCCGGCCCCAGCTTCCGCCTGCGCTGCGGAGCTGCAGCCTCTAG gctgcagaatgatgtccatgtttcgctccagctcatcccGTCCTCCCATgacacagggaagagaaatggctccAGAGGAGCCTGTTCAG aggccagtgacctttgaggaggtggctttgtatttcaccagggaagagtgggctctgccaGACCCTGTCCAGAGAGCTCTCTGCAGAGACGTCATGCAGCAGAACTATGAGAATATGACCTCACTGG agacttacaggtttgtcagtttacagcctagggaggagatgatgctgagtggcctgaaggtgtctactacgaaggaaaaagtgacggtggcgtggaagaggtga